The genomic segment GACGAAGCCCGGCGGCCGCGTCGTGATCTGCGAGTTCTCGCACGCGACGTGGGCCCCGTTCCGCACGGTGTACGAGGAGTACCTGATGCGCGCGCTGCCCCCGGTCGCCCGCGCGGTCTCCTCGAACCCGGACGCGTACGTCTACCTCGCGGAGTCGATCCGCTCCTGGCCGGACCAGCCGGAGCTGGCCGCCCTGCTGCAGGACGCGGGCTGGTCGAAGGTGGCCTGGCGAAACTTGACGGGCGGCGTAGTGGCATTGCACCGCGGCTTCAAGCAGAGCTGATCAGGCGGCGCCGACCAAGCAGCGCTGATCAGGCAGCGCCCTTTCATAACGCTCCAGTTGAGACTCGGAAGCCACGGACCCGAGGGAACCGGCCACCGGGCAAGATGTGTCCGTTGATACGACCCTGCCGTTTATTTATACGGCGCTTATGGGCCGGTCCGCATTCCTTGCCGAACTCCTGAGCCGACGGAGCGTCTTGATGGCGTCGTACTGCCCACACTGTGGGGTGCCCACCCCGGATGAGGCCCGCTTCTGCATGAAGTGCGGCCGCGAACGCCTCCCGGCGCCAGAGGCGAAGGAAACCCCGAAGCAAACCCCACCCGCACCGGATATCCCACCCGCACCGGATACCCCACCCGCCCCAGATACCCCACCGCCCCCCACCCAGCCCCCAGCACTCGCCCCCGCCATCCCCACCACCCCCACCACGCCCTCCCCCCTGGCCGCCTTCCTCACCCGCACCTTCCGCGGCGACTGGGCCGGATCCGTACAGGCCGCGCTCTGGCCCGTCGTCCTGCTGCTGGCCGGCGCCGCCGCGCTCGCGACCCCGGCGTACGGCCAGGACGACGACGCGGTCTTCGGCTTCACCGACCGGCTCCGCATCGCCCTCGCACTGCTGCTCCAATCGGTCGGCGGCGGCTTCGAGTTCACGGGCCGCGAGGAGGGACCGGACTTCGGCTCGGATTACGGAAGCGACGGCCTGAGCCTGGGCTCCGGCTCGGGCTCCGACTCCACGGCGACGACCGTGGAAGGCACCGCCTCCCTGCACCTGATCCCGCTCACCATGACCGTGCTGTGGATCGTGGCGCTCTACATCGGCGTACGCGTGCTCAGGACCCGCATCGCCACCCGGGGCGCGGCCCAGAACGGCGCCACCACCCCCACCGCAGGCCTCGAAGCCGCCGTGCGTGTCGCCCTGTTGGTGACCGTCGGCGTACTCGCACTCGCGCTCTTCGCGCAGCCCGAGATCGAGGGCGTGCAACTCTCGTCGTCACCCGTGCTCGCCGCGCTCGGCGCACTCCTGCTCGGACTCGCCGTCTCCAGCGCGGTGTTGCTCCGCGTGGACGCGACGCTGTGGGCGAGGGTGACCGCGCGGCCGGGAGCACAGACGTTCATCCGGGCGACGGGCACCGCACTGCGCGCCCTGGCCGTCGTACTCGTCCTGTGCTCGGTCGTCGCCTTCATCAGCCTCGCCCAGGTGGACGACCTGTCCGAGATCGCGGACCTCGACGAGTCCGGCATCTCACCACTCCTGGTCGCGCTGCTGATCCTGCCGAACCTCGCGGTCACGGCACTCGGCATCGGCTGGGGCGCGGGTGCGGAGGCCTCGGTGCGCGGCAGCACCTCGATGTACGGGAGCCGGCGCGAGAGCGGGTCGTTCGGGCTCTCCGAACTCGGTGACGTCACCAACGACTGGGCGATCGTGGGCGCATTGGCACTCGGACTCGTCTGCGCGCTGACGCTCGGCGTGCTCGCCGCGCGGCGCTGCGTGGGCCGAGGTGAGCAGCTCCTCGCCGCGGGCGTCTTCTTCGTTTTCGTCCTGCTGCTCGCCGGGTTCAGCGGAATCGGCGTCGAGGTGTCCGGGCAGGCGTTCGACAGCGGTTCGGGATTCGGCGGATCGAGCAGTGGTGGGGGCGGTGGCGTGGAGGCGGGCCTGAGCGTCCCGGAGATGCTGCTGTTCGGCCTGCTGTGGATCTTCCCCGCGGCTCTGCTGGGCCCGTACGTACTCCAGATGACGGGCCGACAGACCACACCGCCCACCCCTCCGCCCACCCCTCCGGCGTACGCCCCACTCCCAACAGCCCCCCAGACCCCCCAGCCCCAGACCCCTCAGCTCCAGTCCCCCCAGCCCCAGACCCCTGAGCCCCAGACACCCCCGCCCTTCACACCCCCGACGGCCCCCACCCAAACGGCCGCCGCCCACACCCCCCACCCCAGCCACCCCAGCCCCCCGAGCCCTCACCCCGCCGCCCCCGCCAAGCCGCACAACCGGGCCACCGTCTGGGTGGTCACCATCGTCGTGGCCCTCGTCGTCGGAGGCGGCGCGACCGCCGGCGCGCTGCTCTGGCGGGACAAGGGCGACGACAAGGCAACCAACGCGGACACCGCGAACAAGGACAAAAGGCCCGCGGTCAACCGCTCCGAAGCCCCGACCGGTGACACGACCGGTGACCCGTCCGGCGACCCGAGCAGTGGCCCGACCGTCGACCCGACCCCGGCAGCCTCACCCGACCAGGGCCCCGTCCCCGAAGGCGCCGAACGCATCACCGACCCCGAAGGCTTCTCCTTCGCCGTGCCCGAAGGATGGTCCCGCCAGCCCGTCAACCCCGAGCGACCCGGACAGATCACCTATGCCGGGTCGACGGGGCGCGAGGAGTTCCTCGTCGGCGTCGTGACCGATGCCCCCTACACCTCGTACGAGAACTTCAAGAACATCGAGCGGCACACCAAGGCCGCGCCGGACAAGTCGGACTACGACCGCGTCCGGATGGAGAAGAACACCTTCCAGGGGCGTGACGGGGCGATCTGGGAGTACACGTACACCGACAAGGGCGGCCGTACGATCCACGCCCTCAACCAGAGCTACATCGCGGCGGACGGCACGGAGTACGCGATCCAGCTCTCCTGGCGCGAGGACTTCTGGCCCGCGGGCGAGGGCGCGAAGACGCACACGGCCGCACTGGACACGTGGCGCCTCACCGACTGACCTAAGTAGGCACCAGGCTTGCTGCAGGCTTGCTGGAGAGCGGGCCTGCACCAGTCCTGAAACGCAAGCCCGCACCAGTCCTCAGGGCAAGCCCGCGTAAGCCCGCACCAGTCCTAGAGCGTGAGCCGGAAACAGTGCGAAGTCCGCCGCGACGACTCGACCCCAGGCACCCGCGGGGGAGTCGTGAACGACTCGGCGAGCTCCATGCCGAGCCGCCGCGCCACCGCGATGGACCGTTCGTTCCCGGTGTCGATCATCGCCACGACGCTCGGCACGCCCGCCGCCCGTACCCGTTCGACGGTCGCCTCCGCCGCCGCGGTCGCGTACCCCTTGCCCCAGGCGGCGCGGCCGAGCCGCCAGCCGATCTCTATCTCGCCCACAGGTCCCCACGTCCTGGGCCAGGGCTGGGCGCCGGTGAAGCCGATCGGCTCACCGGCCGCGTCGAGCATGGTCCACAGGCAGTAGCCCAGTTCGGCGTCGTGTCTGCGCTGGCGGGCGGTCAGCTCCTCGTACATGGAGAGTTCCGCCGACGACCCGCCGAAGAACTCCATGACCTCGGGATCGTCGAAGAGCCGGTGCCAGGCAAAAGCGTCCTCATGTGTGGGGACGCGCAGCTCCACGGCGGGGAGGAGCGGCGCGGGCAGGGTATCGGTCTGCTCGGTCACGTGTGGCCCTTCGGCTGGCTGATCAGTACCGCCTCATAGACTGCCCATATACCGTGCCGGTCGGCACACAGATTTCGAGCCTTGGGGAGAACCCGCCGTGACCGAGCCCCTCTCCGAACACACCGCGGACGTAATTGTCGTCGGCGCAGGACCTGCCGGTTCGACGACGGCGTACTACCTGGCGAAGGCCGGTCTCGACGTACTCCTCCTTGAGAAGACCGCGTTCCCACGGGAAAAGGTCTGCGGTGACGGGCTCACGCCCCGCGCCACCAAGCAGCTGGTGTCCATGGGAATCGACATCTCCGAAGAGGCGGGCTGGCTGCGGAACAAGGGCCTGCGCATCATCGGGGGCGGCGTGCGGCTCCAGCTGGACTGGCCGGAACTCGCCTCTTACCCGGACTACGGCCTCGTACGGAAGCGTGACGACTTCGACGAGCAGCTCGCGCGGCAGGCACAGAAGGCGGGCGCACGCCTGTACGAGCGGTGCAACGTCGGCGAGCCCGTCATCGACGACCGCACCGGCCGCATCACCGGTGTGCACGCCAAGATGGGCGAGGAGAAGACCCCGGTCACCTTCCACGCCCCGCTCGTCGTCGCGGCCGACGGCAACTCCTCGCGGATCTCGCTCGCGATGGGCCTGCACCGCCGCGAGGACCGGCCGATGGGCGTCGCCGTCCGCACGTACTTCACCTCGCCCCGCCACGACGACGACTACCTGGAGTCCTGGCTGGAACTGTGGGACCGCCGCGGGCCCGGCGAGGACCGCCTCCTGCCCGGCTACGGCTGGGTCTTCGGCATGGGCGACGGCACGTCCAACGTCGGCCTCGGCATCCTCAACTCCTCCAAGTCGTTCCGCGAGCTGGACTGGCGCGAGGTCCTCAAGGCCTGGTGCGCCTCGATGCCGGAGGACTGGGGGTACACCCCGGAGAACATGACGACGCCGATCCGTGGCGCCGCCCTGCCGATGGCCTTCAACCGCCAGCCGCACTACACGAAGGGCCTGCTGCTCGTCGGTGACGCCGGCGGCCTGGTGAACCCCTTCAACGGCGAGGGCATCGCGTACGCCATGGAGTCCGGCCAGATCGCGGCGGACGTCATCGCGCAGGCACACGCGCGTGCCACCCCCGCACAGCGCGAACTGGCGCTGCAGAACTACCCGAAGACGCTCAAGGAGGTCTACGGCGGCTACTACACGCTGGGCCGCGCCTTCGTGAAGCTCATCGGCAACCCGAAGGTCATGAAGATCGCGACCCAGCGCGGTCTGACCCACCCGATCCTGATGCGGTTCACGCTGAAGATGCTGGCGAACCTGACGGACCCGATGGGCGGGGACGCGATGGACCGCATCATCAACGGGCTCAGCAAGGTGGCACCGAAGGCGTGACCCCAGGCTCAAGGGCCTACCAGGCCCTGAAGGCCTAACCCCGGTGGGCGGTCCGCACAGTACGGTGCAAAATGGACGCATGATATTTATTGCCGTCAAGTTCACCGTCCGCCCCGAGCACAGCGAGAGCTGGCTCGAGCGGACCGCCGCATTCACCGCCGCCACGCGCGCGGAGCCGGGCAACATCTTCTTCGAGTGGTCCCGCTCGGTGGAGGACCCGAACCAGTTCGTGCTCCTGGAGGCCTTCGCCGACGGGGACGCGGGCGCCGCGCACGTCAACTCCGACCACTTCAAGGCCGGTCTGGAGACGATGGGCGGGCTCATCGCGACCGTGCCGCAGATCGTGAACACCGAGATCGAGGGCGACGGTTGGTCCGAGATGGCGGAACTGAAGCCGAAGGGCGCGTGAGCCGACCGCTGGAGAACGCCTGAGAAGGCGTCTCAGGGCAGACCAAGGGCCGGAACCCCTCCAGGGGGGTTCCGGCCCTTGGTCGTGGCTCTAAGAGGCCGTCAGAGGACGCGCACGGCGCCCGAGGCCGGGTAACCCGACAGGTCCTGGATGACAACGCCCTTGCCGGGGTTGGCGGCGTCCAGGTACTGGCCGTTACCGATGTACACACCGACGTGGTACGCGGAGCCCTTGCCGCCCCAGTACAGGATGTCGCCGACCTGGAGGTTCGAGGTGCCGACCTCGGTGCCCATCGTCGACTGGTCCTGCGAGACGCGGGGAAGGTCCACACCCGCCTGCTTGAACGCGGCCTGCACGAGGCTGGAGCAGTCCCAGGCGTTCGGGCCCGAGGCACCCATCACGTAGGCGTCGCCCAGCTGGGCCTTGAGGAAGCTGATGACGCTGCCGACGCTGCCGCTGGCCGGGGCGACGGAGTCGGAGGCGCTCGTGGAACCGCCACCGGACTGCGTGGAGAGGTTCGTGCGCTCGGCGGAACGCGAGGCGCGCTCCTCCTCGGCCTTCTTCTTCGCGGCGGCCTCGGCCTTGCGCTCGGCCTCGGCCTTCTTCTCCGCCTTCGCGAGGTCTTCCTTGGCCTGCTTGGCGGCCTTGGAGGCTGCGGCGTCCTGCTCGGCGCGCGACTCGTAGGTGTCGGCTGCCTGCTGCGTGGCGTCCGCCGACTGCGCGATCTGAGCGGACAGATCGGTGGAGAGGGTGGGCATCTCGATGGTCTCGGACACCGGCTCGGCAGCGTTGGCCGTACCGGCCGCCGCGGCCACTGCCAGGGTGCTGAGGACGCCACCGGCAACTCCGGCACGCAGGGCAATCTTCGAGGCGCTGCGACGAGGCTTCCGGTGGCTGGGTATGTGAGCGGTGTGGGACATGAGAACAACTGCTAGCAGGGACCCACGGTTCCCTTCAAGAAACGTGTGCTGCGCCACAGTTGCGGATTCTGAGCCCGAATCCCGGGCGTGTCGCTTCTTATTGACGCCGTAACGGGCAATGCGGACACCGCTGATCACGCCTGTGATCATGAGTTTTCTGCGATACGCCCGAATTGCCCTCGGTCTACCACCCGTTGAGTCCGTTGGCCAAGCCCGGCTTATTCACGGAAGTTGCCGGTGTGGCACAGGTCACAGCATGGGCTCCAGGGGATCTCCCTGAGATCTCGCTGAGACATCCCTGAGATCTCGGGCCGCCGCTCGTGAATCCGTGCACGCGTCCACATGTGTCCACACCCCTGCCGCCAAAGTGTGAACGCGGCTCCACTACCAAGCGATCCCGTCCAGCGCCAATTTGCTTGCAGGTGCCATCGCTTGATAGTGCGACACGTCCTCGACCAGCGATGACGCGCTGAGATGTCACCTCTAGTGATCACTCAGGCGCTTCGCGTACGAAGATCACCGCTCATCCGACTTCATGATCCTTCGTCAGGTGGTGGAGATCACAAAGCCGTTGTCGTACCCCGTGTCGCAGATCACAGACCGCCGGGCATAGGATGCGGGGCAGTTGGGCTTGTGACCTGCTTCACATGTAAGCGATCTTCGATGGGGAGCAGGGCGCCGTCCGACGCAACCGCCAACAGTCAGTGCCGACTGAGAGGAGCGAGGAGCGTGAACGCCTATGCGCCCATCCTCGTGCTGGGAGCCCTCGGGGCAGGCTTTGCGATCTTCTCCGTGGTCATGGCCACGCTTATCGGTCCAAAGCGGTACAACCGCGCAAAGCTAGAGGCCTATGAGTGCGGCATCGAGCCGACGCCGACGCCGGCAGGCGGCGGGCGATTCCCCATCAAGTACTACCTGACGGCGATGCTCTTCATCGTCTTCGACATCGAGATCGTCTTCCTCTATCCCTGGGCCGTCACCTTCGACGCGCTGGGGATCTTCGGGCTCGTGGAGATGCTGCTCTTCGTGCTCACCGTCTTCGTTGCGTACGCGTACGTATGGCGGCGCGGCGGCCTGGAATGGGACTAAGGGTCTGAGGGGTCAAAGAGCATGGGAATCGAAGAGAAGCTGCCGAGCGGGTTTCTGCTGACCACCGTCGAGCAGGCCGCGGGCTGGATGCGGAAGTCCTCCGTCTTCCCCGCCACGTTCGGCCTCGCCTGCTGCGCCATCGAGATGATGACGACCGGTGCCGGGCGCTATGACATGGCGCGCTTCGGCATGGAGGTGTTCCGCGGCTCACCGCGCCAGGCCGACCTGATGATCGTGGCGGGCCGGGTGAGCCAGAAGATGGCGCCGGTGCTCCGCCAGGTCTATGACCAGATGCCCAACCCCAAGTGGGTCATCTCCATGGGTGTTTGCGCGTCATCGGGTGGAATGTTCAACAATTACGCCATTGTGCAGGGAGTCGACCATGTCGTCCCGGTCGACATCTATTTGCCCGGCTGCCCGCCGCGCCCCGAGATGCTGTTGGACGCGATCCTCAAGCTCCACGAGAAGATCCAGAACACCAAGCTCGGCGTGAACGCGGAAGAAGCTGCCCGTGAGGCGGAGGAGGCGGCCCTCAAGGCGCTCCCCACCATCGAGATGAAGGGGCTGCTGCGGTGAGCGACGCCCACGACGAGCACCTGAACGGCAACGGCGTCCCCGCGCCACGCGACGAGGCCGGCGAGGTCATCGGCGTACGCAAGGGCATGTTCGGCGCCAACAATGGCGGCGACACGTCCGGCTACGGCGGGCTCGTACGGACCATCACCCTGCCCGGCGCCTCCTCGCGCCCCTACGGCGGCTGGTTCGACGAGACCGCCGACGAACTCGAGGGCGCCCTCGAGGAGCAGGGCCTCGTCCCGGAGAACGCGATCGAGAAGACGGTCGTCGACCGCGGCGAGCTCACCTTCCACATCGAACGCGAGCACCTCGTCCGCGTGGCAAGGACCCTGCGCGACGACCCGGCCCTGCGCTTCGAGCTCTGCACGGGCGTGAGCGGCGTGCACCTCCCCGGCGACAAGGGCCGCGAGCTGCACGCCGTCTACCACCTGCGCTCGATCACCCACAACCGGCTGATCCGGCTCGAAGTCGGCGTCCCCGAAGCCGATCCGCACGTGCCCTCACTGGTCGCGGTCTACCCGACCAACGACTGGCACGAGCGCGAGGCGTACGACTTCTTCGGCCTGATCTTCGACGGCCACCCGGCGCTCACGCGGATCATGATGCCGGACGACTGGCAGGGCTTCCCGCAGCGCAAGGACTACCCCCTCGGCGGCATCCCCGTCGAATACAAGGGCGCCCAGATCCCGGCTCCGGACCAGCGGAGGTCGTACAGCTGATGTCTGCCACTCAGGGAACTTCCCACGCTTCCCCCCGCGAGACGACCGAGGGGACCGTATATACGGTCACCGGCGGCGACTGGGACGAGGTCGTCCAGTCGGCGGCCAAGGCCGACGACGAGCGCATCATCGTCAACATGGGCCCCCAGCACCCGTCCACGCACGGTGTGCTCCGGCTCATCCTGGAGATCGAGGGCGAGACCGTCTCCGAGGCCCGCTGCGGCATCGGCTACCTGCACACCGGCATCGAGAAGAACCTCGAGTACCGCACGTGGACGCAGGGCACGACGTTCGTCACGCGCATGGACTACCTGACGCCGTTCTTCAACGAGACGGCGTACTGCCTCGGGGTCGAGAAGCTCCTCGGCATCGAGGACCGGATCCCGGACCGCGCGTCGGTCATCCGCGTGCTCCTCATGGAGCTCAACCGCCTCTCCTCGCACCTGGTGTGCATCGCCACCGGCGGCATGGAGCTCGGCGCCACGACGATCATGATCTACGGCTTCCGGGATCGTGAACTCGTTCTCGATGTCTTCGAGCTCATCACCGGCCTGCGCATGAACCACGCGTACATCCGGCCCGGCGGACTCGCCCAGGACCTGCCCCCCGGCACGGTCGACCAGCTCCGCGAGTTCGTGAAGACAATGAAGAAGAACATCCCGGAGTACGACAAGCTCGCCACCGGGAACCCCATCTTCAAGGCCCGCATGCAGGACGTCGGCTACCTCGACCTCGCCGGCTGCATGGCCCTCGGCGCCACGGGCCCGGTCCTGCGCTCGGCGGGACTCCCGCACGACCTGCGCAAGTCCCAGCCCTACTGCGGCTACGAGAACTACGAGTTCGACGTCCCGACCGCCGACACCTGCGACTCCTACGGGCGCTTCCTGATCCGCCTGGAGGAGATGCGGCAGTCGCTGCGCATCATCGAGCAGTGCATCGACCGGCTCGCCCCCGGACCGGTCATGGTCGAGGACAAGAAGATCGCCTGGCCCGCCCAACTGGCCCTCGGCCCCGACGGACTCGGCAACTCGCTCGACCACATCAAGAAGATCATGGGCACCTCCATGGAGTCCCTCATCCACCACTTCAAGCTGGTGACCGAGGGCTTCCGGGTCCCGCCGGGCCAGACGTACACGGCGGTCGAGTCGCCCAAGGGCGAACTCGGCGTGCACGTCGTCTCCGACGGCGGCACCCGCCCCTACCGGGTCCACTTCCGCGACCCGTCCTTCACCAACCTGCAGGCCATGGCGGCCATGTGCGAAGGCGGCCAGGTCGCCGACGTCATCGTCGCCGTCGCGTCCATCGACCCCGTGATGGGAGGCGTCGACCGGTGACCACCACTCCTTCGGAACAGGGCACGGGCGTCAGCCTGGGCATGCCCCAACTCCCCGCCCCCGACTACCCGGCCGACGTACGGGCCCGCCTCGAGGTGGACGCCAAGGACGTCATCGCGCGCTACCCGGACTCCCGGTCCGCCCTCCTCCCGCTGCTGCACCTGGTGCAGTCCGAGGAGGGCCACGTCACGCGCACGGGCATGCGGTTCTGCGCCGAGATGCTGGGCCTGACCACCGCCGAGGTCACGGCCGTGGCGACCTTCTACACCATGTACCGGCGCAAGCCGTCCGGCGACTATCAGGTCGGCGTCTGCACCAACACGCTGTGCGCCGTCATGGGCGGCGACGCGATCTTCGAGGAACTCAAGCAGCACCTCGGCGTCGGCAACGACGAGACGACCGAGGACGGCAAGGTCACTCTCGAGCACATCGAGTGCAACGCCGCCTGCGACTTCGCCCCCGTGGTGATGGTCAACTGGGAGTTCTTCGACAACCAGACCCCCGAGTCCGCGAAGCAGCTCGTCGACGACCTGCGCGCGGGCGTCCCGGTCGAGCCCACGCGCGGGGCGCCGCTCTGCACGTACAAGGAGACCGCCCGGATCCTGGCGGGCTTCCCCGACCAGCGGCCCGGCGCCGTCGAGGCGAGCGGCGGCGCGGGCCACGCGTCGCTCATCGGACTCCGCCTGGCCAAGGGCGAGGAGCCGCAGCCGCGCGTGGTCCACCCCCGCACGGGAGGCCCGCAGGACGAGGCCCCCGCCGAGCACCTCAGCTCGCACGACGCACCGCAGGAGACCTCGGCGTCCGACCCGGCGCACCCGGCAGGGCCCGCCGCCGAGGAGGGGGAGTGATGACCTTGGCAGCCGAGATCGACAACGAGACCAGCCCGGAGAAGCTGCTCGCACCGGTCCTTTCGGCGTTCTGGGACGAGGAGAAGTCCTGGACGCTGGAGACCTACCGACGACACGAGGGGTACGAAGGCCTGCGCAAGGCGCTCGCCATGGCCCCGGACGACGTCATCGCCTACGTGAAGGACTCCGGCCTCCGGGGCAGGGGCGGCGCGGGATTCCCCACCGGAATGAAGTGGCAGTTCATTCCGCAGGGAGACGGCAAGCCGCACTATCTAGTTGTCAACGCCGACGAATCGGAGCCGGGGACCTGCAAGGACATCCCGCTCCTCTTCGCGAACCCGCATTCCCTCATCGAGGGGATCGTCATCGCGTGTCATGCGATCAGGTCGTCGCATGCCTTCATCTATCTGCGGGGTGAGGTCGTCCCCGTCCTGCGGAGGCTGCACGAGGCCGTCCGCGAGGCGTACGCGGCGGGCTACCTCGGGAAGAACGTGCTGGGCAGCGGACTCGATCTCGAACTCACCGTGCACGCGGGCGCGGGTGCGTACATCTGTGGTGAAGAGACCGCACTGCTCGACTCGCTCGAAGGCCGCCGCGGCCAACCGCGACTGCGTCCCCCTTTCCCTGCCGTCGCGGGCCTCTACGCGTGCCCCACTGTCGTGAACAACGTCGAGTCCATCGCGTCCGTTCCCGCGATCCTCAATCGGGGCAAGGACTGGTTCAAGTCGATGGGCAGCGAGAAGTCCCCGGGCTTCACGCTCTACTCGCTGAGCGGGCACGTCACCAACCCCGGACAGTACGAGGGACCGCTCGGCATCACGCTGCGCCAGCTGCTCGACATGAGCGGCGGCATGCGCGCCGGACACCGCCTCAAGTTCTGGACGCCGGGCGGCTCGTCGACGCCGATGTTCACCGACGAGCACCTCGACGTCCCCCTCGACTACGAGGGCGTCGGCGCCGCCGGATCGATGCTCGGCACCAAGGCGCTGCAGTGCTTCGACGAGACGACGTGCGTCGTGCGGGCCGTGACCCGCTGGACCGAGTTCTACGCCCACGAGTCCTGCGGCAAGTGCACGCCCTGCCGCGAAGGAACGTACTGGCTGGTGCAGTTGCTCCGCGACATCGAGGCCGGCAAGGGCGTCATGGCCGACCTCGACAAGCTGAACGACATCGCCGACAACATCAACGGCAAGTCCTTCTGCGCCCTGGGCGACGGCGCGGCCTCGCCGATCTTCTCCTCCCTCAAGTACTTCCGCGAGGAGTACGAGCAGCACATCACCGGCAAGGGCTGCCCCTTCGACCCGGCCAAGTCGACTCTCTGGGCCGACCGGCCCGCTGAAAGCGCGCAGGTGAACGCATGACAGTGACCACCAACAACGCTCCCTCCGGGGGCGGGGAGGCGGCGGTTCCGCCCGAGGATCTCGTCTCGCTGACCATCGACGGCATCGAGATCAGCGTCCCCAAGGGGACGCTGGTGATCCGGGCGGCCGAGCTGCTCGGCATCGAGATCCCGCGGTTCTGCGACCATCCGCTGCTCGACCCCGCGGGCGCCTGCCGCCAGTGCATCGTCGAGGTGGAGGGCCAGCGCAAGCCGATGGCGTCCTGCACCATCACCTGCACCGACGGCATGGTCGTGAAGTCGCAGCTGACGTCGGCCGTCGCCGAGAAGTCGCAGCGCGGTGTGATGGAGCTGCTGCTCATCAACCACCCGCTGGACTGCCCCGTCTGCGACAAGGGCGGCGAGTGCCCGCTGCAGAACCAGGCGATGCAGGTCGGCGACTCGGACACCCGCTTCGAGGGCAAAAAGCGGACGTACGAGAAGCCGGTGCCGATCTCCACCCAGGTGCTGCTCGACCGTGAGCGGTGCGTGCTCTGCGCGCGCTGCACCCGCTTCAGCAACCAGGTCGCGGGCGACCCGATGATCGAGCTCATCGAGCGCGGCGCCCTCCAGCAGGTCGGCACAGGCGAGGGCGACCCCTTCGAGTCGTACTTCTCCGGGAACACCATCCAGATCTGTCCGGTCGGCGCGCTGACCTCGGCGGCGTATCGCTTCCGCTCCCGCCCCTTCGACCTGGTGTCGTCGCCCTCGGTGTGCGAGCACTGCGCGGGCGGCTGCGCGACGCGCACGGACCACCGGCGCGGCAAGGTCATGCGGCGGCTCGCCGCGGACGACCCCGAGGTCAACGAGGAGTGGATGTGCGACAAGGGACGCTTCGGCTTCCGGTACGCGCAGCGCCCCGACCGGCTGACCACGCCCCTGGTGCGCAACGCGTCGACGGGTGAGCTGGAGCCGGCGAGCTGGCCCGAGGCCCTGGAGATCGCGGCCAATGGTCTCGCCGCGGCGCGCGGCCGGGCCGGGGTCCTCGTCGGCGGCCGCCTCACCGTGGAGGACGCCTACGCGTACAGCAAGTACGCGCGCGTGGCGCTCGACACGAACGACATCGACTTCCGCGCGCGCGTGCACAGCAGCGAGGAGGCCGACTTCCTCGCGGCGCGGGTCGCGGGCCGGGGCAGGGACCTCGACGGGACCGGCGTCACGTACGCCCTCCTGGAGAAGGCGCCCGCCGTCCTGCTCGCCGGGTTCGAGTCCGAGGAGGAGGCGCCCGGCGTCTTCCTGAGGCTGCGCAAGGCCTGGCGCAAGCACGGCCAGCGCACCTTCTCCCTCGCCCCGTACGCGACCCGTGGCCTGGAGAAGGCGGGCGGCACCCTGCTGCCCGCGGCGCCGGGCACCGAGACGGAGTGGCTTGACGCGCTCGCCGCGGGCGTCGGCCTGGAGGCTCCGGGCACCGACGCCTCCGAGGCACTGCGCGCCGAGGGCGCGGTCATCGTCGTCGGTGAGCGGCTCGCGGCCGTGCCCGGCGGACTCACCGCCGCCGTGCGGGCCGCCACGGCGACCGGCGCCCGGCTGGTGTGGATCCCGCGCAGGGCCGGGGAGCGTGCCGCCGTCGAGGTGGGCGCCCTGCCGTCGCTGCT from the Streptomyces venezuelae genome contains:
- a CDS encoding zinc-ribbon domain-containing protein is translated as MASYCPHCGVPTPDEARFCMKCGRERLPAPEAKETPKQTPPAPDIPPAPDTPPAPDTPPPPTQPPALAPAIPTTPTTPSPLAAFLTRTFRGDWAGSVQAALWPVVLLLAGAAALATPAYGQDDDAVFGFTDRLRIALALLLQSVGGGFEFTGREEGPDFGSDYGSDGLSLGSGSGSDSTATTVEGTASLHLIPLTMTVLWIVALYIGVRVLRTRIATRGAAQNGATTPTAGLEAAVRVALLVTVGVLALALFAQPEIEGVQLSSSPVLAALGALLLGLAVSSAVLLRVDATLWARVTARPGAQTFIRATGTALRALAVVLVLCSVVAFISLAQVDDLSEIADLDESGISPLLVALLILPNLAVTALGIGWGAGAEASVRGSTSMYGSRRESGSFGLSELGDVTNDWAIVGALALGLVCALTLGVLAARRCVGRGEQLLAAGVFFVFVLLLAGFSGIGVEVSGQAFDSGSGFGGSSSGGGGGVEAGLSVPEMLLFGLLWIFPAALLGPYVLQMTGRQTTPPTPPPTPPAYAPLPTAPQTPQPQTPQLQSPQPQTPEPQTPPPFTPPTAPTQTAAAHTPHPSHPSPPSPHPAAPAKPHNRATVWVVTIVVALVVGGGATAGALLWRDKGDDKATNADTANKDKRPAVNRSEAPTGDTTGDPSGDPSSGPTVDPTPAASPDQGPVPEGAERITDPEGFSFAVPEGWSRQPVNPERPGQITYAGSTGREEFLVGVVTDAPYTSYENFKNIERHTKAAPDKSDYDRVRMEKNTFQGRDGAIWEYTYTDKGGRTIHALNQSYIAADGTEYAIQLSWREDFWPAGEGAKTHTAALDTWRLTD
- a CDS encoding GNAT family N-acetyltransferase; amino-acid sequence: MTEQTDTLPAPLLPAVELRVPTHEDAFAWHRLFDDPEVMEFFGGSSAELSMYEELTARQRRHDAELGYCLWTMLDAAGEPIGFTGAQPWPRTWGPVGEIEIGWRLGRAAWGKGYATAAAEATVERVRAAGVPSVVAMIDTGNERSIAVARRLGMELAESFTTPPRVPGVESSRRTSHCFRLTL
- a CDS encoding geranylgeranyl reductase family protein, translated to MTEPLSEHTADVIVVGAGPAGSTTAYYLAKAGLDVLLLEKTAFPREKVCGDGLTPRATKQLVSMGIDISEEAGWLRNKGLRIIGGGVRLQLDWPELASYPDYGLVRKRDDFDEQLARQAQKAGARLYERCNVGEPVIDDRTGRITGVHAKMGEEKTPVTFHAPLVVAADGNSSRISLAMGLHRREDRPMGVAVRTYFTSPRHDDDYLESWLELWDRRGPGEDRLLPGYGWVFGMGDGTSNVGLGILNSSKSFRELDWREVLKAWCASMPEDWGYTPENMTTPIRGAALPMAFNRQPHYTKGLLLVGDAGGLVNPFNGEGIAYAMESGQIAADVIAQAHARATPAQRELALQNYPKTLKEVYGGYYTLGRAFVKLIGNPKVMKIATQRGLTHPILMRFTLKMLANLTDPMGGDAMDRIINGLSKVAPKA
- a CDS encoding putative quinol monooxygenase, with the protein product MIFIAVKFTVRPEHSESWLERTAAFTAATRAEPGNIFFEWSRSVEDPNQFVLLEAFADGDAGAAHVNSDHFKAGLETMGGLIATVPQIVNTEIEGDGWSEMAELKPKGA
- a CDS encoding C40 family peptidase; protein product: MSHTAHIPSHRKPRRSASKIALRAGVAGGVLSTLAVAAAAGTANAAEPVSETIEMPTLSTDLSAQIAQSADATQQAADTYESRAEQDAAASKAAKQAKEDLAKAEKKAEAERKAEAAAKKKAEEERASRSAERTNLSTQSGGGSTSASDSVAPASGSVGSVISFLKAQLGDAYVMGASGPNAWDCSSLVQAAFKQAGVDLPRVSQDQSTMGTEVGTSNLQVGDILYWGGKGSAYHVGVYIGNGQYLDAANPGKGVVIQDLSGYPASGAVRVL